One window of the Trifolium pratense cultivar HEN17-A07 linkage group LG2, ARS_RC_1.1, whole genome shotgun sequence genome contains the following:
- the LOC123907906 gene encoding regulator of nonsense transcripts 1 homolog: MDSQQNNLFDTASQPDTGNDAYTFLEFNTQGEDFDYPEFRDPIRSSVAWPTPSDSLADPSERGGTGSDHQSDASPVSAAPGSATKGGRSGSGSGSGSQMVDSLAAGMSGLNFEDTGDDDNYEFGKGDFTEHACRYCGVSNPACVVRCNVPSCRKWFCNSRGNTSGSHIVNHLVRAKHKEVCLHKDSPLGETILECYNCGCRNVFLLGFISAKTESVVVLLCREPCLSVNALKDMNWDLSQWCPLIDDRCFLQWLVKIPSEQEQLRARQISAQQINKVEELWKTNPDASFEDLEKPGVDDEPQSVALKYEDAYQYQNVFAPLIKLEADYDKMMKESQSKDNLTIRWDIGLNKKRVAYFVFPKEDNELRLVPGDELRLRYSGDAAHPSWQSVGHVIKLTAQEEVALELRASQGVPVDVNHGFSVDFVWKSTSFDRMQGAMKTFAVDETSVSGYIYHHLLGHEVEVQMVRNALPRRFGAPGLPELNASQVFAVKSVLQRPISLIQGPPGTGKTVTSAALVYHMAKQGQGQVLVCAPSNVAVDQLAEKISATGLKVVRLCAKSREAVSSPVEHLTLHYQVRHLDTSDKSELHKLQQLKDEQGELSSSDEKKYKALKRATEREISQSADVICCTCVGAGDPRLANFRFRQVLIDESTQATEPECLIPLVLGAKQVVLVGDHCQLGPVIMCKKAARAGLAQSLFERLVLLGVKPIRLQVQYRMHPCLSEFPSNSFYEGTLQNGVTVNERQSTGIDFPWPVPNRPMFFYVQMGQEEISASGTSYLNRTEAANVEKIVTTFLKSGVVPSQIGVITPYEGQRAYIVNYMSRNGALRQQLYKEIEVASVDSFQGREKDYIILSCVRSNEHQGIGFLNDPRRLNVALTRARYGIVILGNPKVLSKQPLWNGLLTHYKEHECLVEGPLNNLKQSMVQFQKPKKIYNERRLFYGGGPGVAANDNFGSGAGTSSDRRSGRGRGSYIPSGPPNGNHKPGLHPAGFPVQRVPLPPFHGGPQSQPYAIPSRGAVHGPVGAVPHVPSPGSRGFGAGRGNSGAPIGNHLPHQQGTQQPIGNLGSAFNFPALENPNSQPSVGGPLSQPGFANNMPVQGAGQSFRDQFSVPGMSQDFLGDDFKSQGSHVPYNVTDFSTQASQSGYAVDYATQGAQGGFPGNFLNQNSQAGYSRFGSGNDFMSQDYMGHGSQGLFTQVGFSDPLQDEATQNHFNVANSNPLQSQMNSLYSQPFAHYNTQPLNMQASQQQPQGQSSQNQKIHYNG; the protein is encoded by the exons ATGGATTCACAGCAGAACAATTTATTCGACACCGCTTCTCAACCAGATACAGGCAACGATGCTTACACTTTCCTCGAATTCAACACTCAAGGTGAAGATTTCGACTATCCAGAGTTTCGTGACCCGATTAGGTCATCGGTTGCATGGCCAACGCCTTCCGATTCACTTGCTGACCCATCGGAAAGAGGTGGAACCGGGTCGGATCATCAGTCTGATGCATCGCCTGTTTCTGCTGCTCCTGGAAGCGCGACTAAAGGTGGTAGGTCGGGAAGCGGTAGTGGAAGCGGGTCACAGATGGTGGATTCCCTTGCTGCAGGGATGAGTGGGTTGAATTTTGAAGATACTGGTGATGATGATAATTATGAGTTTGGTAAAGGGGATTTCACTGAACATGCTTGTCGTTATTGTGGAGTCTCTAATCCAGCTTGTGTCGTTAGGTGTAACGTACCTTCTTGTCGCAAATGGTTTTGTAATTCTAGGGGAAATACTTCTGGATCGCACATTGTTAATCATCTG GTTCGGGCAAAGCACAAGGAAGTCTGTCTGCATAAAGATAGTCCATTGGGAGAAACGATTCTTGAATGCTACAACTGTGGGTGTCGTAACGTGTTTCTCCTTGGATTTATATCTGCTAAGACAGAAAGTGTAGTTGTTCTTCTTTGTCGTGAACCTTGTTTGAGTGTCAATGCTTTGAAGGATATGAATTGGGACCTTAGTCAATGGTGTCCCTTGATTGATGATAGGTGTTTCTTGCAGTGGCTTGTCAAG ATCCCATCTGAACAGGAGCAGTTAAGGGCACGCCAAATAAGTGCACAGCAAATAAATAAGGTGGAAGAATTGTGGAAAACAAACCCCGATGCTTCTTTTGAGGACCTTGAGAAGCCTGGTGTAGACGATGAACCTCAGTCTGTGGCTTTGAAATATGAAGATGCATATCAG TATCAAAATGTATTTGCACCTCTCATTAAGCTTGAAGCTGATTATGATAAG ATGATGAAAGAATCACAAAGCAAGGACAACCTCACAATTCGATGGGATATTGGTCTTAATAAGAAGCGTGTTGCGTATTTTGTATTTCCAAAG GAAGATAATGAGTTACGGCTTGTGCCTGGTGATGAGCTACGTCTGCGTTATTCCGGTGATGCTGCACATCCTTCATGGCAGTCAGTTGGTCATGTG ATTAAGCTAACTGCACAAGAGGAGGTTGCACTGGAACTTCGGGCTAGTCAG GGGGTTCCAGTTGATGTCAACCATGGTTTCAGTGTTGATTTTGTCTGGAAAAGTACTAGCTTTGATAGGATGCAAGGAGCTATGAAAACCTTTGCTGTAGATGAGACAAGTGTCAGTGG GTATATATATCACCACTTACTGGGTCATGaagttgaggttcagatggtgcgTAATGCATTGCCTCGCCGCTTTGGTGCACCGGGGCTTCCAGAACTGAATGCATCTCAA GTGTTTGCTGTCAAGAGTGTCCTTCAGAGGCCTATTAGTTTGATTCAAGGGCCACCTGGAACTGGCAAGACTGTAACTTCTGCAGCACTTGTATATCACATGGCCAAACAAGGTCAAGGACAG GTTTTGGTTTGTGCACCTAGTAATGTAGCCGTGGACCAGTTGGCTGAAAAAATAAGTGCTACTGGATTGAAG GTTGTGAGGCTTTGTGCAAAGTCAAGGGAAGCTGTGAGTTCTCCTGTTGAGCATTTAACGCTTCACTATCAG GTTCGGCATCTTGACACATCTGATAAGAGTGAACTTCACAAGTTACAGCAGCTGAAGGATGAACAAG gAGAACTTTCTAGCAGTGATGAGAAAAAATACAAAGCACTTAAGCGAGCAACAGAGAGGGAGATTTCTCAGAGTGCTGATGTGATTTGCTGTACATGTGTTGGCGCTGGAGATCCTCGGCTTGCAAATTTTAGATTCCGTCAG GTACTTATTGACGAGTCCACTCAAGCAACAGAACCTGAGTGCCTCATTCCTTTGGTTCTAGGAGCAAAGCAG GTCGTTCTTGTTGGTGATCATTGTCAACTTGGTCCTGTTATTATGTGTAAGAAAGCAGCCCGTGCTGGGTTAGCACAGTCACTTTTTGAACGCCTTGTTCTACTTGGTGTCAAGCCAATTAGGTTGCAG GTTCAGTACCGTATGCATCCATGCCTTTCAGAATTTCCCTCAAACAGTTTTTATGAAGGGACCCTACAAAACGGAGTTACTGTTAATGAGAGGCAATCTACAGGAATTGATTTTCCATGGCCTGTACCAAACCGTCCCATGTTTTTTTATGTTCAG ATGGGACAAGAAGAGATAAGTGCTAGTGGAACATCTTACTTGAATAGGACCGAGGCTGCAAATGTTGAAAAGATTGTAACTACTTTTTTAAAAAGTGGTGTGGTACCAAGTCAG ATCGGTGTCATTACACCTTATGAAGGGCAAAGGGCTTATATTGTAAACTATATGTCAAGAAATGGTGCTCTTAGACAGCAACTTTACAAAGAGATTGAG GTGGCCAGTGTTGATTCGTTTCAAGGAAGGGAGAAAGACTATATCATTTTATCATGTGTTAGAAGTAATGAACATCAG GGAATTGGATTCCTGAATGACCCTAGGAGGCTCAATGTTGCTCTGACACGTGCTAGATATGGTATTGTTATACTGGGAAATCCCAAAGTTCTGAGCAAGCAGCCTCTATGGAATGGTTTATTGACTCACTATAAG GAACATGAATGCTTGGTTGAAGGGCCTCTAAATAACTTGAAGCAGAGTATGGTTCAGTTCCAGAAACCCAAGAAG ATTTACAATGAACGTAGGCTTTTTTATGGGGGTGGACCTGGAGTTGCCGCTAATGATAATTTTGGTTCTGGTGCTGGCACAAGTTCAGATCGGAGGAGTGGCCGAGGAAGAG GATCTTATATACCTTCTGGTCCACCAAATGGTAATCACAAACCGGGACTGCATCCTGCTGGGTTTCCTGTGCAAAGGGTTCCCTTGCCTCCGTTCCATGGTGGTCCCCAATCTCAACCATATGCCATTCCTTCTCGTGGAGCAGTTCATGGACCTGTTGGGGCAGTTCCTCATGTTCCATCTCCAGGTAGTCGGGGTTTTGGGGCTGGGAGAGGTAATTCCGGTGCTCCAATTGGCAATCATCTCCCACACCAACAAGGCACGCAGCAGCCTATTGGGAATCTTGGATCTGCATTTAATTTCCCTGCGCTAGAGAATCCTAACAGCCAGCCATCTGTTGGTGGTCCATTGTCCCAACCTGGCTTTGCTAATAAT ATGCCGGTCCAAGGGGCGGGTCAGTCATTTAGAGATCAATTTTCTGTTCCTGGAATGTCTCAG GACTTCTTGGGTGATGACTTCAAGAGCCAAGGATCTCATGTTCCTTACAACGTAACTGATTTCTCTACACAG GCTTCTCAAAGTGGATATGCTGTTGACTATGCAACACAAGGAGCACAAGGTGGATTCCCAGGGAACTTTCTTAACCAGAATTCTCAAGCTGGATATTCACGCTTTGGTTCTGGAAATGACTTTATGTCTCAG GACTACATGGGTCATGGATCTCAGGGCCTTTTTACTCAGGTTGGGTTCAGCGATCCCTTGCAAGATGAAGCTACACAGAACCATTTCAATGTGGCTAATTCCAACcctcttcaatcacag ATGAATTCTCTCTACTCCCAGCCTTTTGCTCATTACAACACACAGCCACTCAATATGCAGGCTTCTCAACAACAGCCTCAGGGTCAGAGCTCCCAGAATCAGAAAATTCACTACAACGGTTAA
- the LOC123908914 gene encoding ras-related protein RABH1b isoform X1, which produces MAPVSALAKYKLVFLGDQSVGKTSIITRFMYDKFDNTYQATIGIDFLSKTMYLEDRTIRLQLWDTAGQERFRSLIPSYIRDSTVAVVVYDVASRQTFLNTTNWIEEVRTERGSDVIIVLVGNKTDLVEKRQVSIEEGEAKARELNVMYIETSAKAGFNIKALFRKIAAALPGMETVSSAKQEGMVDVNLKSSSGNAQAQSSGCSC; this is translated from the exons ATGGCGCCAGTTTCAGCTCTAGCGAAATACAAGCTGGTATTCTTGGGTGACCAATCCGTTGGCAAAACCAGCATCATCACTCGCTTCATGTACGATAAGTTCGACAATACGTATCAG gCAACAATTGGCATTGATTTTCTATCGAAAACCATGTATCTTGAAGATCGAACTATTCGACTACAGTTGTG GGATACAGCTGGACAAGAAAGATTTAGAAGTCTTATTCCAAGCTACATCAGGGACTCAACTGTAGCTGTTGTTGTGTATGATGTTGCGA GTCGGCAGACTTTCCTGAACACAACAAATTGGATTGAAGAGGTGCGAACAGAAAGAGGCAGTGATGTCATTATTGTTCTTGTTGGGAACAAAACTGATCTCGTTGAGAAGAG ACAAGTCTCCATAGAGGAAGGGGAAGCAAAAGCACGAGAGCTGAATGTCATGTATATTGAAACTAGTGCTAAAGCTGGATTTAATATTAAG GCCCTTTTTCGGAAAATTGCTGCTGCATTACCTGGAATGGAAACAGTATCTTCTGCAAAACAAGAGGGCATGGTTGATGTAAACTTAAAGTCTTCATCTGGCAATGCTCAAGCTCAGTCAAGTGGATGTTCTTGTTGA
- the LOC123908914 gene encoding ras-related protein RABH1b isoform X2: MAPVSALAKYKLVFLGDQSVGKTSIITRFMYDKFDNTYQATIGIDFLSKTMYLEDRTIRLQLWDTAGQERFRSLIPSYIRDSTVAVVVYDVASRQTFLNTTNWIEEVRTERGSDVIIVLVGNKTDLVEKRQVSIEEGEAKARELNVMYIETSAKAGFNIKALFRKIAAALPGMETVSSAKQEGMVDVNLKSSGGHEFQPHSGGCDVLAECALSRSRCSWIFMIYFICFELY, from the exons ATGGCGCCAGTTTCAGCTCTAGCGAAATACAAGCTGGTATTCTTGGGTGACCAATCCGTTGGCAAAACCAGCATCATCACTCGCTTCATGTACGATAAGTTCGACAATACGTATCAG gCAACAATTGGCATTGATTTTCTATCGAAAACCATGTATCTTGAAGATCGAACTATTCGACTACAGTTGTG GGATACAGCTGGACAAGAAAGATTTAGAAGTCTTATTCCAAGCTACATCAGGGACTCAACTGTAGCTGTTGTTGTGTATGATGTTGCGA GTCGGCAGACTTTCCTGAACACAACAAATTGGATTGAAGAGGTGCGAACAGAAAGAGGCAGTGATGTCATTATTGTTCTTGTTGGGAACAAAACTGATCTCGTTGAGAAGAG ACAAGTCTCCATAGAGGAAGGGGAAGCAAAAGCACGAGAGCTGAATGTCATGTATATTGAAACTAGTGCTAAAGCTGGATTTAATATTAAG GCCCTTTTTCGGAAAATTGCTGCTGCATTACCTGGAATGGAAACAGTATCTTCTGCAAAACAAGAGGGCATGGTTGATGTAAACTTAA AATCTTCTGGTGGCCATGAATTTCAACCTCACTCTGGTGGATGTGATGTTCTTGCTGAATGTGCCTTATCACGATCACGATGTTCGTGgatatttatgatttattttatttgcttTGAACTGTATTAA
- the LOC123908913 gene encoding haloacid dehalogenase-like hydrolase domain-containing protein Sgpp, producing MASSDNSIESKSSLTKLAPLEAVLFDIDGTLCDSDPLHYYAFREMLQEIGFNGGNPITEEFFIATVAGKHNDDIAANLFPGDRERGLKFVDDKEAMFRRLAAEQLKPLNGLAKVRKWIEDRGLKRAAVTNAPRPNAELMLSILGLTDFFEAVIIGGECEHAKPHPEPYLKGLEALKASKDHTFIFEDSVSGIKAGVAAGMPVIGISTRNPEDLLMGAKPAFLIKDYDDPKLWAALEELDKSGSH from the exons ATGGCTTCTTCTGATAATTCCATCGAAAG CAAGAGTTCTCTCACCAAGCTTGCTCCACTCGAAGCAGTGCTCTTTGATATAGATGGAACTCTTTGTGATTCTGATCCACTCCACTATTATGCTTTCCGTGAAATGCTTCAGGAG ATTGGTTTCAATGGAGGCAATCCTATAACAGAGGAGTTTTTTATTGCTACTGTTGCTGGCAAGCACAATGATGACATTGCCGCGAATCTCTTTCCTGGTGATCGGGAGCGAGGTTTAAAGTTTGTAGATGATAAGGAAGCCATGTTTCGGAG ATTAGCGGCTGAGCAACTGAAGCCTTTAAATGGCCTTGCTAAAGTGAGGAAATGGATTGAAGATCGTGGGTTGAAGCGGGCTGCAGTTACCAATGCTCCAAGACCAAATGCAGAACTCATGCTCTCAATACTTGGTCTCACAGATTTCTTTGAGGCTGTTATTATTGGTGGTGAATGTGAACATGCCAAGCCTCATCCAGAACCCTACTTGAAAGGTCTTGAAGCACTGAAAGCATCTAAGGATCACACATTTATATTTGAG GATTCTGTTTCAGGAATCAAAGCTGGAGTGGCTGCTGGGATGCCTGTTATAGGTATATCTACCAGAAATCCAGAGGATTTACTGATGGGAGCAAAACCTGCCTTTCTGATTAAGGATTATGATGATCCAAAATTGTGGGCAGCTTTGGAAGAACTTGACAAGTCTGGTTctcattaa
- the LOC123911100 gene encoding pentatricopeptide repeat-containing protein At1g32415, mitochondrial: MQVLLPLHHSAILIRSSCLNIRRFSLANNHSQSFKPAFPFPPNNYQCDESQLLHYLTKGLLHEARNMLHYFPYGNLHRRVVRWTSLLTNYAKHGYLEEARNLFDIMPHRNIVTYNAMLSAYLQSGMIDKGRRFFNDMPERNVVSWTAMVSGFADAGRIEDARKVFDEMPEKNVVSWNSMVVGLIRNGDLEEARKVFENTPFKNVVSWNAMIEGYVENGRMDEARVLFDQMGYWNVITWTSMISGYCRVGDVDEACCLFRSMPEKNVVSWTAMIGGFTWNGFYREALLLFLQMMTLSDAKPNGETFVSLVYACAGLGFPCLGKQLHAQMIVNSWKLDDYDGRLGRSLVRMYSVCGLMDSARSVFEGDLKICDDQSFNSMINGYVQAGQLDKAQELFDLVPIRNKFSSTCMISGYLSVGQVLKACNLFGDMPESDKDPIAWTSMIYGYVQNELIAEAISLFAKMMAQGASPINSTYAVLFGAVGSVAYLDLGKQLHAMQLKTVCDYECDVYLENSLISMYAKCGEIEDAYRIFSNMTGRDKISWNSMIMGLSDHGRAGEALKMYETMLEFGVYPDAVTFLGVLTTCAHAGLVDKGCELFSVMINDYALQPGLEHYVSMINLLGRSGRVKDAEEFVLRLPVEPNHTIWGALIGVCGLSKIDVDVARRAATRLLELDPLNAPGHVTLCNIYAANDLHIEETILRREMRMKGVRKTPGCSWILVKGRVHVFSLGDRLEPQGEYMLLHI; encoded by the coding sequence ATGCAggttcttcttcctcttcaccACTCAGCAATCCTTATTCGCAGTTCTTGTTTGAATATAAGGCGCTTCTCTCTCGCAAACAACCATTCTCAATCCTTCAAACCTGCCTTTCCTTTTCCTCCTAATAACTACCAATGCGACGAGTCTCAGCTCCTTCACTACCTTACAAAAGGGTTACTTCACGAAGCACGAAATATGCTTCACTATTTTCCATATGGAAACCTCCACCGTCGTGTTGTTCGTTGGACCTCTTTGCTCACCAACTATGCAAAACATGGTTACCTAGAAGAAGCTCGAAACCTGTTTGACATAATGCCTCACAGAAATATTGTCACTTACAATGCAATGTTGTCTGCATATCTGCAATCTGGTATGATTGATAAGGGTCGGAGGTTTTTCAATGATATGCCGGAGAGGAATGTTGTTTCTTGGACTGCAATGGTTAGTGGGTTTGCTGATGCGGGGAGGATTGAAGATGCGAGAaaggtgtttgatgaaatgcctgAGAAGAATGTTGTTTCGTGGAACTCGATGGTGGTTGGGTTGATTAGGAATGGTGATTTGGAGGAAGCGAGAAAAGTTTTTGAAAATACCCCTTTTAAAAATGTGGTGTCTTGGAATGCTATGATTGAGGGTTATGTTGAAAATGGTAGAATGGACGAAGCAAGAGTTTTGTTTGATCAAATGGGTTATTGGAATGTGATCACTTGGACTAGTATGATATCTGGGTATTGTCGTGTGGGTGATGTGGACGAGGCTTGTTGTTTATTCCGGAGTATGCCTGAGAAAAATGTTGTTTCTTGGACTGCAATGATTGGTGGGTTCACTTGGAATGGATTCTATCGAGAGGCGTTGTTGCTTTTTCTTCAGATGATGACACTTTCTGATGCAAAGCCTAATGGGGAGACCTTTGTTTCTCTTGTCTATGCATGTGCTGGCTTGGGGTTTCCTTGTCTTGGCAAGCAATTGCATGCTCAGATGATTGTTAACAGTTGGAAGCTTGATGATTATGATGGTAGGTTAGGGAGAAGTCTTGTTAGGATGTACTCTGTGTGTGGGCTGATGGACTCTGCACGCAGTGTGTTTGAAGGTGATCTGAAAATTTGTGATGATCAGTCTTTCAATTCTATGATAAATGGTTATGTTCAGGCTGGTCAGTTAGATAAGGCTCAAGAGTTGTTTGACTTGGTCCCTATTCGAAACAAATTTTCCTCGACTTGCATGATTTCTGGGTATCTTAGTGTTGGACAAGTATTGAAGGCATGCAATCTCTTTGGTGACATGCCTGAAAGTGATAAAGATCCCATTGCATGGACTTCAATGATTTATGGGTATGTCCAAAATGAGCTAATTGCTGAAGCGATCAGCTTATTTGCTAAAATGATGGCTCAAGGTGCTTCTCCTATAAATTCTACTTATGCTGTTCTTTTTGGAGCTGTGGGATCTGTTGCATATCTTGATTTGGGGAAGCAATTACATGCTATGCAGTTAAAGACTGTTTGTGATTATGAATGTGATGTGTATCTTGAGAACTCTCTGATTTCGATGTATGCAAAATGTGGGGAGATAGAGGACGCGTATAGGATATTCTCAAACATGACTGGTCGAGACAAAATTTCGTGGAACTCCATGATCATGGGCCTTTCGGATCATGGAAGAGCCGGTGAAGCTTTGAAGATGTACGAAACCATGCTTGAATTTGGGGTATACCCAGATGCTGTTACTTTCCTTGGTGTCCTAACAACATGTGCTCATGCTGGTCTTGTTGATAAAGGGTGCGAGTTGTTTAGTGTTATGATCAATGATTATGCACTTCAACCTGGCTTGGAGCATTATGTTAGCATGATCAATCTTCTGGGCCGATCTGGAAGAGTGAAGGATGCAGAGGAGTTTGTGTTGAGGCTACCTGTTGAACCAAATCATACCATTTGGGGGGCATTGATTGGAGTGTGtggtttgagtaaaatagaTGTAGATGTTGCTAGGCGTGCAGCCACACGACTGCTTGAGTTGGATCCTCTGAACGCACCAGGTCATGTGACCCTTTGCAACATTTACGCTGCAAATGATTTGCACATTGAAGAGACGATTTTAAGAAGAGAAATGAGGATGAAAGGTGTTAGGAAGACACCTGGATGTAGTTGGATATTAGTGAAGGGTAGAGTTCATGTTTTCTCGTTGGGAGATAGATTAGAACCACAAGGAGAATATATGTTGCTACATatttaa
- the LOC123905232 gene encoding uncharacterized protein LOC123905232: protein MGHIVATVLDKVVVKLTKQGASETFFPLRGIPSSNPSSLIIYLGAIPGHCIYVKLKDDCPIPPTCIQWKSHCSAEAIIWESFFVARQAKFDKLMKGKIVDNKKNVRVGSNLNDPIEL, encoded by the coding sequence ATGGGGCATATTGTAGCCACTGTTTTAGATAAAGTTGTCGTGAAATTGACGAAACAAGGAGCATCTGAGACATTTTTCCCATTGCGTGGCATCCCATCATCTAACCCTTCTTCCCTAATTATTTATCTTGGAGCTATCCCCGGTCATTGTATCTATGTCAAGTTGAAAGATGATTGTCCGATACCTCCGACGTGTATTCAGTGGAAGAGCCATTGTTCTGCGGAAGCTATTATTTGGGAGTCATTTTTTGTTGCTCGGCAGGCTAAATTTGATAAACTTATGAAAGGAAAGATAGTCGACAACAAAAAGAATGTCCGGGTTGGTTCTAACTTGAATGATCCAATTGAGCTTTGA